Genomic DNA from Rana temporaria chromosome 1, aRanTem1.1, whole genome shotgun sequence:
TTGCTGTGCAGACTTCTCATGGaagaatacaaaaagaaaaacgaaGGTTAGCAAAATTTCATGAGCTCGTTCTTGGTGCAGCCCCTTTGGCAGCAGGATAAAGCTGGTCCTGAACTTCTCTTCATCCGCAGACCAACACCTTGCTGTTCCTCAGGAACACGTGGATCATAGAGGGAACCATGGAGCTGTTCCATTGTTGGGTCATCTTTCTGCAGGGAATTGTAAGGGGGATTTGGTGCCATGTGGCTCTCTTCATACAGTGAATTCAGTCGATCTTGATCCTCCAAGGAAGCTCTGTTTAGCCAGTCCAAAAAGTCACCTAATAAGAAATGAAGGCAACAATgtgtatttaaaatttttactaTGAGGTACATATGGGGTAGATGCATAAGGTAGACATATGAGGTAGATGCCCCCGctctctcctcacaggatttgactgacagcagcatgaACCATTTCAGAGTCTCCTTGTGCAATCAGGAAGAGAGAACAGTGGCGCTGCAGATGGAGACAGCACTGGATTATAAGAGGAGTCAGGTGTTTGAGGGGGACAGGTAaaggaaggttttttaccttcgtgTAGAGAATGAATTAAGGTTACAAACCTTTTTGAGTTTAGAATCCATTTAAGTTAACACAAATCTGTATTTAAATTACTTttcattacatagttagtcaggttgaaaaaatataCAAGTCCATGAAGTTCAaccaatacaaataaaatatacaatcccatatacacaaacctataaccacagttgatccagaggaaggcgaaaaaccccagcaaagcatgtggTAAtcaaatttgctacagcaggggaaataaaatccttcctgatcccccgagaggcaagcGTATTTTCCCTAATTCCCTAATTTAATTGTGCCAAAGGAATATGATGGTTGACTGTTAAAGCAATAAACTAGAGCCACTTTAAACACTATGAAATAGTTTTAaagtctaaacattttttaccttaatgcattcattgcattaaggtaaaacaagtTTAGGCATCAATATTTGTAGCTCAGGGTAATTGTACATAGTTACGTTGGTCAGgtgtggaccaatgtaactatgcatatactatacctgtgggatccctccaGAAGCTAGGCGCCATTTCGAGAATATTTGTATTTTCTCAAGCATTCTTTGATAGGACGAGGCGTCTCCACTTCATCCTGCTCTGAATGCATTAAAAAACATGCAAATCATTCTCTGGATGGTGTCCACATTTAGGTTGGAAAGGACAAGTCCACTGCTTTTAATAAATACCAGCATAACAATCAGTGTCAGTTACAGTTATACTGTAAACACACATGAACTGTAAATTGATATAGTCTAAATGGCCTGTCCTTACCATGAGGCTCAGACAACCATTAGAGTGACCCAACTAGGTGCTAAATTATTATAGATGCCTATGTCCACATCCATTTGCTTGCCCGTGCTTCCATCAGTCATGCCCCCCTTACCCTAGGGGCTCAAGGAGCCTTCGTCATGCTTGCCCACTTGACAGCTGTAGACAGAATTGTCTATAGCGATTTTCAGACCTAAAGTCGCTTTGCTTATTTAGGACAGTCATTGCAAATACCAAGTAATTCCAGGTATGAGGAAGTATGTGAGCTCCTCCCAGCATGCTTTGCTCAGGCCTGAGTGGCCAATTGGCAAGCCCAAACATGGTCACGTGAAGGAGGGGATGACATCAACAACCCTATGTTAACTCTGACACCTCTGAAACTATCTGATCTAAAGCTTACACAGTGTTTGGTTCCAGACACTGTAAGTGGGATGGTGGGTGGGCTAGTAAGAAACTCTGTCGATttggggttgagttactaaaactgaagagtgcaaaatctagtgcagcagctctgcatagaaaccaatcagcttcaaggttCCTTTGTCAAAatgtaattgaacaagctgaagttggaagctgattggctaccatgcacagttgcacaagattttgcactctccagttttagtaaatcaaccccattgtctgtACTTGTGGGTGGCTTATAAAGAGACAAGACATGTAATAAACACTGTTGCAAAGTTTAGTATTTCACTACTCTGCATTGCTATAATAAGCTTGTCAAAAAGGTGGAGTTACTGTTTAAAGTGAGATTCAAAGCAAACCTTTTTTCACTATTTAAGATATAGATGGAAGGTTccgaacaggggtgcccaaccttttgaagcacgtgggccacttaagcgacttgcttaccggtcgcgggccacaatgagcggagcaggcaGGTGGCAGGTcttctctgcatatgcagagcagacatggacacagcccactaaaCTCTTTCTTtagcggattggattggaggtaggacacaagtcggtttacatctgccaatcctttgaggtgaatggagggtccaattgggtcggactgaccgtgtgaagggggcctaaggctgcttttacactgatgcactgtggtttacccgcactgcgggtgcaacgcagtgtacatttggctttcctgcactttacaatagacttctattatattctgcaggtttggtgcctgttcagaaagctcaccaaactcgcaggtaataacagaagtctatggctcagtgcaggtaacccgcaggtgcactgctctgcatctgtggatcagtttgaaagcagcccagtaacccacTGCAGAACACtgcaataaactgacctttaataaaagtattctattttattccatcccagagcaggaggtcgcggaccacatcagagggctccgcgggccactggttgggcacccctggtttagaacC
This window encodes:
- the INSL3 gene encoding insulin-like 3, coding for MSLHFYLFALLLAFALPVWCQGMEVSDVGIRLCGRDFIRTVVMSCGGSRWKRYSPEPGQERSNPNRDFLDWLNRASLEDQDRLNSLYEESHMAPNPPYNSLQKDDPTMEQLHGSLYDPRVPEEQQGVGLRMKRSSGPALSCCQRGCTKNELMKFC